The Streptomyces sp. NBC_00236 DNA window AGTGGTGAGTGCCAGGTCCTTGCGCGCGTCTGCGACGTTGGTGATCACCGGCATGTTGTGCGGGCCCGCGACGAGCGGGCGCTGGGTCATTGCGGGCCACTGACGGGGCCCGATGGAGACCGGACGGGAGGCCCATTCCGCAGTCGCGCGGTCCTGACAGACGACCAGCAGCAGCGGCGGGAGCCGGTATTTCGTGTACAGGTAGGACAGGTAGTAGGCCCAGCTCGCCGGTTTGTCCGGGTCCTTCTTGCCCTGGGCTTCGATGGCCAGGAGGAACGGCTGGTCGTCCTCCGTGTCCAGGCGCAGCAGGGTGTCCACCCGCCGTTCGACGGGACGGCTCTCGGTCAGGTCGGTGGGCATCACGGTGACCGAGACGGGTGGGGGGATCGTGATCCCCAGCACTTCCGAGACACGGGAGAACAGGCCCGGGTACTCCTGGAAGATGCGGTGCATCGCCTCATGCGGCGCACTGACCATGCGGAACTCCTGCGAGGGACCTGACGGGTGGCGCCCGAACATCCCCCGAACTCGGGGTCGTTATTGCCAGGAGCATATGTCCGCAGGGGCTGCCCGGACTGGCTCGAAGAGCCGCTTCACCCATGTGGGTGACGCAGGCGGAACGGCAGCCGCGAGCGGCCGCTCCGGAGCCCGACCGCACGGCTCCGGAGGCGGCCCGCCCTCCCCCTACTGCGGCAACACCGGCAGCAGCTCCGGCAGATGCCCGTCCGAGGCCGCCGCGGCGGCGACGCGCTCCTGCGGCACCTCCCCGTACAGCGTCGTACGCGGCTTCGCCGGCCGGCCCGCCGCCTCGGCCACCGCGACCAGGTCCTGCACGGACTTGTAGGAGCCGTAACTCGACCCGGCCATCCGGGAGATGGTCTCCTCCATCAGCGTGCCGCCCAGGTCGTTCGCACCCGAGCGGAGCATCTCCGCCGCACCCTCCGTGCCCAGCTTCACCCAGCTGGTCTGGATGTTGGTGATGTGCGGGTGGAGGAGCAGGCGGGCCATTGCCGTCACCGCCCTGTTGTCGCGGTCGGTCGGGCCGGGGCGGGCGATGCCGGCCAGGTAGACGGGCGCGTTGGTGTGGATGAAGGGCAGCGTCACGAACTCCGTGAAGCCGCCCGTCTCCTGCTGGAGGTCGGCCAGCGTGCGCAGGTGGCCCAGCCAGTGGCGGGGCTGGTCGACGTGGCCGTACATCATCGTGGAGGACGAGCGCAGGCCCACCTCGTGGGCGGTCCTGATGACCTCCAGCCAGTCCGCCGTCGGCAGCTTGCCCTTGGTGAGGATCCAGCGGACCTCGTCGTCCAGGATCTCCGCCGCCGTGCCGGGGATCGAGTCGAGCCCGGCCTCCTTCGCGGCGACGAGCCAGTCGCGGATGGACATGCCGGTGCGGGTGGCCCCGTTGACGACCTCCATCGGCGAGAAGGCGTGGACGTGCATGCCGGGCACGCGCTCCTTCACCGCCCGCGCGATGTCGAAGTACGCGGTGCCGGGCAGGTCCGGGTGGATGCCGCCCTGCATGCAGACCTCGACCGCGCCGACGTCCCAGGCCTGCGCGGCCCGGTCGGCGACCTGGTCGAGGGAGAGGGTGTACGCGTCGGCGTCGGTGCGCCGCTGGGCGAAGGCGCAGAAGCGGCAGCCGGTGTAGCAGACGTTGGTGAAGTTGATGTTGCGCGTGACGATGTACGTGACGTCGTCGCCGACGACGTCACGGCGCAGGGTGTCCGCGATCCGGCACAGCTCGTCGAGGGCCGGTCCGTCCGCGTGCAGCAGGGTGAGCGCCTGGGCGTCGGTCAACTTCGTCGGGTCGGCGGCGGCCTGGCTGAGGGCGCCCTTCACATCGGTGTCGATGCGGGACGGGACCATGCCGGGTACCGCCGCCTCGCGGAGTGCCTCCCAGTCCCCGTACACCTCGTCGAAGTCGTCGCGGCGGTCGCCGGTGCGGCCCTCGGTGTCGATGGTGCGGTGCAGGTCGGTGCGGCCGGAGGCGTTGAAGCCCTCGTCGGGCTCCTGCCAGGGCAGGCCGACCGGGACGGCGCCTTCCTTCGCGAGCCCGGTCTCCGGGTCGGCGAGGGCGCGGACGTGCGGGACGAGGCGGGGGTCGAGCCAGGGCTCGCCGCGCTGGATGAACTCCGGGTAGATGGTGAGGCGTTCGCGGAGGTCGAAGCCCGACTCGGCGGTTCGAGCGGCGAGGTCGTCGATGTGCGGCCAGGGGCGCTCGGGGTTCACATGGTCCGGGGTGAGCGGGGAGACGCCGCCCCAGTCGTCGATCCCGGCGCCGACGATCAGCGCGTACTCCGCGTCGACGAGGTTCGGCGGGGCCTGGATGCGGGCGGACGGGCCGAGGATGTGGCGGGCGACGGCGATCGCGGCGGCCAGTTCCTCCAGCTCCGCGTCCGGCATGGCGCGCATCGCCGTGTCGGGCTTGGCGCGGAAGTTCTGGATGATGACTTCCTGGATGCCGTGGTAGGCGCGGGCGGTCCTGCGCAGCTCGAAGAGGGAGTCGGCGCGCTCCTCGTAGGACTCGCCGATACCGATGAGGATGCCGGTGGTGAAGGGGACGTTCGAGCGGCCCGCGTCCTCCAGGACCCGCAGGCGGACGGCCGGTTCCTTGTCCGGGGAGCCGTGGTGCGGGCCGCCGGGCTCGGACCACAGGCGGGTCGCGGTCGTCTCCAGCATCATGCCCATGGACGGGGCGACCGGCTTGAGGCGCTGGAGGTCGGTCCAGGTCATCACGCCCGGGTTGAGGTGCGGGAGGAGACCGGTCTCCTCCAGGACGCGGATCGCCATGGCGCGTACGTACGCGAGGGTGTCGTCGTACCCCTCGGCCTCCAGCCACTCCCGGGCCTCCGGCCAGCGGTCCTCCGGCCGGTCGCCCAGCGTGAACAGCGCTTCCTTGCAGCCCATGGCCGCACCCTCACGGGCGATGGTGAGGACCTCGTCCGGCGACAGGAACATGCCGTGGCCCTCGCGCCGCAGCTTGCCGGGGACGGTGACGAAGGTGCAGTAGTGGCACTTGTCGCGGCAGAGCCGGGTCAGCGGGATGAAGACCTTGCGGGAGTAGGTGATGACACCGGGCCGCCCCGCCGCCGCGAGACCCGCGTCCCGCACCCGGGCGGCGGAGGCGGCGAGATCCGTCAGATCGTCGCCGCGCGCCTGGAGCAGGACGGCGGCCTCGGCCATGTCGAGGGCGACCCCGTCTCTGGCACGCTTGAGGGCACGTCGCATGGAGTTGGTGGTGGGGCGTCCGCGCTGAGGATCGGTCATGACCCGAGCATACGAGCGAGTAGTCGCCCGGTGACCGGCCGGATCTCCCGCAGGTCACCCCCGCCCCTGGCGCCTCGGCCGCGCAAGGGTCCCCGACCCGTAGGCTCGGCCCGGTGATGGAAACGATCGTCTTCGACATCGGCGAGACACTCATCCGCGACGACCGCTACTGGGCGTCCTGGGCCAACTGGCTCGGCGTCCCGCCGCACACGCTGAGTGCGCTGGTCGGGGCCGCGGTCGTCCAGGGCCGGGACAGCGCGGACGCGCTGAGCATGCTGCGCCCCGACATGGACGTCGCGGAGGCCTCGCAGGCACGCGCCGCCGCCGGACGCGGCGAGCACCTGGACGAGTCGGACCTCTACCCGGACGTCCGCCCGGCCCTGGCCGAACTGCGTGCGCTGGGCGTACGGGTGGTGGTCGCGGGCAACGGGACGGTGCGGGCCGGGGAACTGCTGCGGGCGCTGGACCTGCCCGCGGATGTGATCGTCACCTCGGACGAGTGGGGCGTCGCCAAACCGGACCCGGAGTTCTTCGCCCGCGTCCTGGAGGTGTCCGGCTCGGACCCGAAGGGGACGCTGTACGTGGGCGACCATCCGGCGGGCGATCTGTTCCCGGCCAAGTCCTCGGGGCTGCGGGCGGCGCACATCCGGCGGGGCGCGTGCGGGTACTGGTGGGCGGACCACCCGGACGTGGTGGAGACCGCCGACTTCCGCATCAACGCGCTGACGGAGCTCCCGGGCCTGCTGAGCAAGGTGCCGGACGCGCCGGAGCCGCGGCGGCCGAGGGCGTTGCGGGCGTTGTAGGGGTGTCCGGCGCGTCCGGGCCGGGCCCCGCCACGAGCGGGGTGCCCGGCCGTCGGCGCTCCCCTCAGAGGTACGGTCGCTGGGCGGCCTTGGCCTTCACGTACGCGTCCCGGGCGGCCCTGGTCTCCGGGGCGTCGGAGACCTCCGCGACCGGCACGTCCCACCAGGCTCCGGAGGAGGGCGAGGGGGCCAGCGGGTCCGTCTCGATGTGGATCACCGTGCACCGGTCGGAGGCCCGGGCCTCGGCAAGTGCCTTGCGGAGTTCGGCGGTCGTGGCGACCCGCAGGACGTCCGCGCCCAGGCTCGCCGCGTTGGCCGCCAGGTCGACGGGCAGCCGGTCGCCCTCCAGCGCCCCGCTGTCCTGGTCGCGGTAGCGGTACCAGGTGCCGAAGCGCGGCGCGCCGACCGTCTCGGAGAGCGCGCCGATCGACGCGAAGCCGTGGTTCTGGACCAGGACCACGATGAGCTTGACCCCTTCGGACACGGCCGTCACCAGTTCCTGCGCCATCATCAGGTAGGAGCCGTCGCCGACCATGACGAAGACCTCGCGCTCCGGGGCGGCGAGTTTCACGCCGAGCCCGCCGGCGATCTCGTAACCCATGCAGGAGTACCCGTACTCGACGTGGTACTGCTTCGGGTCCGCCGCCCGCCAGAGCTTGTGCAGGTCGCCCGGGAGCGAACCGGCCGCGCAGATCACCACACCGTCCTCGCCGGCCGCCTCGTTGACGGCGCCGACCACCTCGGACTGGGCCGGCTTCGGGGTGTGTTGCAGGTGGTACGCCGCGTCCACGGCCGTGTCCCAGTCGCGGGCCAGGGCGACGGTCCGCGCGCGGTGCTCCCCGGGCACCTGCCAGTCCGCCAGTGCGGCGGTCAGCGCCTCCAGGGCGGTACGGGCGTCGGCGACCATCGCCAGTCCGGCGTGCTTCACCGCGTCGAGCCGGGCCACGTTGATGTTGAGGAACCGGACACCGGGGTCGGCGAACTGGGTGTGCGAGGCGGTCGTGAAGTCGCTGTAGCGGGTGCCGATGCCGATCACCAGGTCGGCCTCGCGGGCCAGCGCGTCGGCCGCCGTGGTGCCGGTGTGCCCGATCGCACCGGCCGAGGACGGGTGGCCGTGCCGCAGCGAGCCCTTGCCCGCCTGGGTCTCCGCGACCGGGATTCCGGTGGCGCGGGCGAAGGCGTCCAGCGCCTCGGTGGCGCCCGCGTAGACGACGCCGCCCCCGGCCACGACGAGCGGGCGGCGGGCGGCGCGGATCATCCGGACGGCGTCGGCCAGCACCTCGGCCTGCGGGGCCGGCCGGTCGATGCGCCACACCCGGTGGGCCAGGAACTCCTCGGGCCAGTCGTACGCCTCCGCCTGCACGTCCTGGGGCAGCGCGAGCGTCACCGCGCCGGTGTCCACCGGGTCGGTGAGCGTGCGCACGGCCGCCAGGGCGGCACCGATCAGCTGCTCGGGGCGCGCGATCCGGTCGAAGTACCGGGAGACCGGCCGGAAGGCGTCGTTGACCGTCACATCGCCCGCCCACGATGTCTCCAGCTGCTGGAGCACCGGTTCGGCGACGCGGGTGGCGAAGGTGTCCCCGGGCAGGAGCAGGACGGGGAGCCGGTTGATGGTGGCCCCGGCGGCGGCGGTGATCATGTTGGTGGCGCCGGGTCCGACCGACGCCGTGCAGGCGAACGTCGAGAGCCGGTCGGTCATCCGGGCGTACGCGGCGGCGGTGTGCACCATCGCCTGCTCGTTGCGCGCCTGGTAGTACGTCAGGTCGCGGTTCTCCCAGAGCGCCTGTCCCAGGCCGGCCACGTTGCCGTGGCCGAAGATGCCGAAACAGCCGGCGAACAGGCGCCGGCTCTCCCCGTCCCGTTCGGTGTGCTGGGCGACCAGGAAGCGCACCAGCGCCTGGGCGACAGTGAGCCGGATCATGATGTCCCTTCCTCGGGCGGTGTGGCCGGAGTGGAGCTCCAGGTTTCGCGGATCCAGGCGTGCGCCGGGTCGTCGGTGATCCGCCAGGCGCGTTCGTCGTGCGGGCCGGCCATCACGTTGAGGTAGTACATCGGGTAGCCGGGCAGGGCGGCGGAGGGGCCGTGCCAGCCGTCCGGCACCAGCACGACGTCCCCGGTGCGGACTTCGGCCGTCTCACCGGCGGGGCCCGGCGGGCTGCCGCCGAGCCGGTGGTGGCCGAAGCCGCCGCGGCCGATCTCGAAGTAGTAGACCTCCTCCAGCTCCGACTCCGTCGCGGTGTGCTCGTCGTGCTTGTGCGGCGGATAGCTGGACCAGTTCCCGTCCGGGGTGAGGACCTCCACCACGATCAGC harbors:
- a CDS encoding bifunctional FO biosynthesis protein CofGH; translated protein: MTDPQRGRPTTNSMRRALKRARDGVALDMAEAAVLLQARGDDLTDLAASAARVRDAGLAAAGRPGVITYSRKVFIPLTRLCRDKCHYCTFVTVPGKLRREGHGMFLSPDEVLTIAREGAAMGCKEALFTLGDRPEDRWPEAREWLEAEGYDDTLAYVRAMAIRVLEETGLLPHLNPGVMTWTDLQRLKPVAPSMGMMLETTATRLWSEPGGPHHGSPDKEPAVRLRVLEDAGRSNVPFTTGILIGIGESYEERADSLFELRRTARAYHGIQEVIIQNFRAKPDTAMRAMPDAELEELAAAIAVARHILGPSARIQAPPNLVDAEYALIVGAGIDDWGGVSPLTPDHVNPERPWPHIDDLAARTAESGFDLRERLTIYPEFIQRGEPWLDPRLVPHVRALADPETGLAKEGAVPVGLPWQEPDEGFNASGRTDLHRTIDTEGRTGDRRDDFDEVYGDWEALREAAVPGMVPSRIDTDVKGALSQAAADPTKLTDAQALTLLHADGPALDELCRIADTLRRDVVGDDVTYIVTRNINFTNVCYTGCRFCAFAQRRTDADAYTLSLDQVADRAAQAWDVGAVEVCMQGGIHPDLPGTAYFDIARAVKERVPGMHVHAFSPMEVVNGATRTGMSIRDWLVAAKEAGLDSIPGTAAEILDDEVRWILTKGKLPTADWLEVIRTAHEVGLRSSSTMMYGHVDQPRHWLGHLRTLADLQQETGGFTEFVTLPFIHTNAPVYLAGIARPGPTDRDNRAVTAMARLLLHPHITNIQTSWVKLGTEGAAEMLRSGANDLGGTLMEETISRMAGSSYGSYKSVQDLVAVAEAAGRPAKPRTTLYGEVPQERVAAAAASDGHLPELLPVLPQ
- a CDS encoding HAD family hydrolase; protein product: METIVFDIGETLIRDDRYWASWANWLGVPPHTLSALVGAAVVQGRDSADALSMLRPDMDVAEASQARAAAGRGEHLDESDLYPDVRPALAELRALGVRVVVAGNGTVRAGELLRALDLPADVIVTSDEWGVAKPDPEFFARVLEVSGSDPKGTLYVGDHPAGDLFPAKSSGLRAAHIRRGACGYWWADHPDVVETADFRINALTELPGLLSKVPDAPEPRRPRALRAL
- the iolD gene encoding 3D-(3,5/4)-trihydroxycyclohexane-1,2-dione acylhydrolase (decyclizing) gives rise to the protein MIRLTVAQALVRFLVAQHTERDGESRRLFAGCFGIFGHGNVAGLGQALWENRDLTYYQARNEQAMVHTAAAYARMTDRLSTFACTASVGPGATNMITAAAGATINRLPVLLLPGDTFATRVAEPVLQQLETSWAGDVTVNDAFRPVSRYFDRIARPEQLIGAALAAVRTLTDPVDTGAVTLALPQDVQAEAYDWPEEFLAHRVWRIDRPAPQAEVLADAVRMIRAARRPLVVAGGGVVYAGATEALDAFARATGIPVAETQAGKGSLRHGHPSSAGAIGHTGTTAADALAREADLVIGIGTRYSDFTTASHTQFADPGVRFLNINVARLDAVKHAGLAMVADARTALEALTAALADWQVPGEHRARTVALARDWDTAVDAAYHLQHTPKPAQSEVVGAVNEAAGEDGVVICAAGSLPGDLHKLWRAADPKQYHVEYGYSCMGYEIAGGLGVKLAAPEREVFVMVGDGSYLMMAQELVTAVSEGVKLIVVLVQNHGFASIGALSETVGAPRFGTWYRYRDQDSGALEGDRLPVDLAANAASLGADVLRVATTAELRKALAEARASDRCTVIHIETDPLAPSPSSGAWWDVPVAEVSDAPETRAARDAYVKAKAAQRPYL